DNA from Mesorhizobium sp. B2-1-1:
CGCCTTCTCAAGGCTGATCCTGTTCGACAAGCGCGGCACCGGCCTGTCCGACCGCGTCGATGCCAACCATCTCCCCAGCCTCGAAACGCGCATGGACGACGTGCGTGCGGTGATGGACGCGGCCGGCAGCGGCCGCGCGGCCCTGCTCGGCGCCTCGGAAGGCGCTCCGATGGCCATGCTGTTCGCCGCCACGTATCCGGAGCGGACGCGCGCCCTGGCGCTCTATGGCGGCTATGCCCATTTCCACCGATGGGTGATGCCGCCGGAACGGCTGGACGCATTCATCGCGACGACGGAAACCGCCTGGGGCACAGGCGCCACCTTGCCGCATTTTGCGCCCGGCCGCGTCGAAGACAGTCACTTTGCCGCCTGGTGGTCGCGGTTCGAGCGGCTGTCGGCAAGTCCAACGGCGGCGGCGGCGCTGGCGCGCATGAATGCCGGCATAGACGTGCGCGGCATACTCTCGGCGATCCGCGCGCCGACGCTGCTGATCCACCGCCGCAACGACGCGCGCGTCGATCCCGATGCCAGCCGCTTTCTCGCCCGGAAGATCCCAAACGCGCGGCTTGTCGAAATCCCCGGGCGCGACCACCCGGTATGGACCGGTGACGTCGACCGGGTCGCCGACCTAATCGAGGAATTCCTGACCGGCGAGCCGGCCGTGGCCGACAGCGAGCGCGTGCTCGCCGCATTGCTGGTGACGCGTATCTACGATACGGCGCGCCTCGGCGACCGCATGTGGAGCGAGCGCAGCCAGCGATTCCAGGAGACCTGGCGATTGCTGGTGGGGCGCCATGGCGGACGTGTCGCAGGCACGCATGGCGAGCTGATGATCTCGCGCTTCGACGGTCCGGCGCGCGCCATACGCTGCGCGGCGGCATTGCGCGAAGCGGCGCAGGAGATCGGTGTGGCCAGTGCACAGGGCGTGCATGTCGGCGAGATCGAGATGCGCGGACCGCCGGTCGGCTTGACTGCACGCGTGACCATACAACTTGCGGCCCATGCCAGCCGCGGCGAGATCCTCGCGTCGCGGCTGGTTTCCGACCTGGCGACCGGCTCCGGCCTACACTTCATCGATGGCGGACGCATTGCGCTCGACGAGTTGGACGAGCCGTTGGCGTTTGTTCTTGCGACGTCCGAGCAGCATCTGGAACCCGCCTGCCGATCCAAGCCCAGGCCTGCCGAACCGGCCGCGCTGACGGCGCGCGAAAGCGAGGTGGTGAGCCTGATCGCCGACGGCAAAAGCAATGCCGCGATCGCCGCCGAGCTCAACCTCAGCGAGCATACGGTCAAGCGTCACGTCGCCAACATATTGCTCAAGCTCGACCTGCCGTCGCGGGCGGCGGCGGCCGCGTTTTCGGCACGGAACCCTGGCCCGCACGGGCCATAAAGGCCATGGCGCTTTCGGGCGAAGCGGCCGATGGCGTCGGGGATTATCAATTCTTCCCATGCAGGCCAGGCGGTATCGCCGTGACGGTACTGCGAAGGGAGGATGAAATGGTGAAATCAAGTCGCAAGACCAGATTGCTCGTCATCGCGGCCGGCGTCGGCGCCTTGCTGGCCCTGGCTCCGGCGCGGGCCGAGGATGCCTCGGCGACGGCAGCATACAAGGACATAGAGGCCACGCTCGGCTCCGTACCGGACATGTTCAGGACTTTGCCTGACGTGGCGGTCGCCGGTGCCTGGGCCGAGATAAAGTCGATGCAGCTCAACCCCAAGACCGCACTCGACGGCAAGACCAAGGAATTCATCGGGCTTGCCGTCGCCTCGCAGATTCCTTGCCAGTACTGCGTCTACTTCCACACCGAGGCCGCCAAGCTCAACGGCGCGACCGACGAGGAGATCAAGGAAGCGGTGGCGATGGCGGCGATCGTTCGCCACTGGTCGACGATGCTCAACGGCAGCCAGGTCGACCTCACAGCCTTCAAGAAGCAGACCGACGACGTGTTCGCGGCCGTGAAGGCCAAGTCGCAGTGACACTATCGCTGCACGGCGATGACCGCCGGGCAGCACTTTGCTCATCAACCGCCCGATCGGGAAGACGGGCCCATGGAGGACGAAATGCTGACCAAGACACAGACCGTTGACGGCGCGGCAATCAAGAAAGCCATCGAAGGGCGCGATGGACAGATGCTGTCGAGCTTTTACGCCGACGATGCGGTGTTGCGGGTCGTCGACCGCAATAATCCGCCGAGCAAGCCGCGCGAGATCCGCGGCCGAGCGGCGATCAGCACATTCTGGGACGACATCTGCAGCCGGGCAATGACCCACAAGGTCGATACCACCATTGCCGATGGCGACAATCTCGCCTTCACCCAAGCCTGCGCCTACCCGGACGGGACCAAGGTGTTCTGTGCGGCGATGCTGGAACTCAAGGGCGGGCGGATTGCACGGCAGACCGTCGTGCAGGCCTGGGACGAGTAAGCGGCATCAGCCGCATCTTCGGAGGAGGAAAACATGTTCAGCGCCAGATGGCAGATCGACGCCAGGTTCGGACACAAGCAGACCGTGCTCGACCTCTTGCGGAAATGGGAATCCGAGATCGGTTCGCAGGTCGGCGTCGCCGACCTGAAGTTCCAGATCATGACGGGTTCGATCGGCGCGCGGGAGGCGACGGTCGAATCTCACCACCAGGTCGAAAGCCTGGCCCAGTTGGAAGAGTTCTTCGCCAGGATCGGCAAGATCGACGCGCATGCCAAATGGGGCAAGGAGATCGAGCCTTACGTCGTGTCGGGCACCAGCCTCTGGCAGATTTTCCGCATCGTC
Protein-coding regions in this window:
- a CDS encoding alpha/beta fold hydrolase codes for the protein MRPIETRYARSGDVRIAYQVVGQGAFDLVFVPGFISNLDLHWEDEGYSRLLKRLSAFSRLILFDKRGTGLSDRVDANHLPSLETRMDDVRAVMDAAGSGRAALLGASEGAPMAMLFAATYPERTRALALYGGYAHFHRWVMPPERLDAFIATTETAWGTGATLPHFAPGRVEDSHFAAWWSRFERLSASPTAAAALARMNAGIDVRGILSAIRAPTLLIHRRNDARVDPDASRFLARKIPNARLVEIPGRDHPVWTGDVDRVADLIEEFLTGEPAVADSERVLAALLVTRIYDTARLGDRMWSERSQRFQETWRLLVGRHGGRVAGTHGELMISRFDGPARAIRCAAALREAAQEIGVASAQGVHVGEIEMRGPPVGLTARVTIQLAAHASRGEILASRLVSDLATGSGLHFIDGGRIALDELDEPLAFVLATSEQHLEPACRSKPRPAEPAALTARESEVVSLIADGKSNAAIAAELNLSEHTVKRHVANILLKLDLPSRAAAAAFSARNPGPHGP
- a CDS encoding carboxymuconolactone decarboxylase family protein, with amino-acid sequence MVKSSRKTRLLVIAAGVGALLALAPARAEDASATAAYKDIEATLGSVPDMFRTLPDVAVAGAWAEIKSMQLNPKTALDGKTKEFIGLAVASQIPCQYCVYFHTEAAKLNGATDEEIKEAVAMAAIVRHWSTMLNGSQVDLTAFKKQTDDVFAAVKAKSQ
- a CDS encoding nuclear transport factor 2 family protein; the encoded protein is MTAGQHFAHQPPDREDGPMEDEMLTKTQTVDGAAIKKAIEGRDGQMLSSFYADDAVLRVVDRNNPPSKPREIRGRAAISTFWDDICSRAMTHKVDTTIADGDNLAFTQACAYPDGTKVFCAAMLELKGGRIARQTVVQAWDE